The sequence TGCCGTCGTCGGTCGTACGACTGTCGACCACACGGCTGTCGGGGTGCCTGCAGAAGGGGCAGTGCATGTTCTCCAACCCTCCTCACAGCAGACTCGTCAGCCTCGTCCGACCCACAGGCCTCGCGAAGCAGCCCCAAGCATAGGCGATCGAAGAGCCGCCTCCGACCGGGGGGACCACAACTTGTGGGCCGCTGTGACCATCCAACCACTACATGTGGGGATCGACTCATTCGCCAAGGCAGACACGCGTGTCGCGCCGGGACGGCGCCCGGAGCGCCGTGGCGATCCGGCCGCGCACGCGGACGCGGAGCCGCTCCACCGCGCGTTCACGGGGATACGGTGGGCGCCGCGGGGAGGACGCGTGGCACTTCCGCACAGAAGGGGCCCCGGATACCGGACCGTGGCATTCCGGATGGCAGACTGAGGAGGCCGCTCGCGAGGCGTGCGACTCCAGCGGTGAAGAGTACAACAATGGGCGCTTTTGTCCGCCGAACGTCGCGCTACCTATACACCGGAAGACCCGGTCACGTCACGCGAAACGCCCTTTTTCACTCGAACGTGTGTTTGGCGCAACCTTTCGAAAGCAACTACCGTTGTGCAGCAGGGAGACCATCGAGAGGGGCCGCCGTGACCACCACCGCAGACAGTGCCATCATCACCGCCCAGGACCGCTCCCAGGGCCGAGTCGAGCCGGTACACGCGATGAACGAAGCCACGAATCCCGAGGGAAACAAGCGCTCCCTGCCGGGCCGACCTCCGGGCATCCGGGCGGACAGCTCCGGGCTCACCGACCGGCAGCGCCGGGTGATCGAGGTCATCAGGGACTCCGTGCAGCGGCGCGGTTACCCGCCGTCGATGCGGGAGATCGGTCAGGCCGTCGGCCTTTCCAGCACGTCCTCCGTCGCCCACCAGCTGATGGCACTGGAGCGCAAGGGCTTCCTGCGCCGCGACCCCCACCGCCCGCGCGCCTACGAGGTCCGCGGTTCGGACCAGACCGTCACCGTGCAGCCCACGGACACCGCCGGCAAGCCCGCCGCGTCGTACGTCCCGCTGGTCGGCCGCATCGCCGCCGGTGGCCCCATCCTGGCGGAGGAGTCCGTCGAGGACGTCTTCCCCCTCCCCCGCCAGCTCGTCGGCGACGGCGAACTCTTCGTCCTGAAGGTCGTCGGCGACTCCATGATCGAGGCCGCGATCTGCGACGGCGACTGGGTCACCGTGCGCCGCCAGCCGGTCGCCGAGAACGGCGACATCGTGGCCGCGATGCTCGACGGCGAGGCCACCGTCAAGCGCTTCAAGCGCGAGGACGGCCACGTATGGCTCCTCCCCCACAACGCGGCCTACGAGCCGATCCCCGGCGACGACGCGACCATCCTGGGCAAGGTCGTCGCCGTGCTGCGGCGCGTGTGACGGCCGCGGCGAACGAGCCCCGTCGGCTCGCTCCCTGACCGGGCCCCGGAACCCCTGCGCCGGTTCCGGGGCCCTGCTCGTCCCCCAGGCGGCCGTGCGGCGCCGCGCCCGTCCCGGGTGGCCGCCGCCGGCGACCAGGGATCACTTCCCCTCCGCCTCCTTCGCCGCGGCGTCGATCGCCGAGAGCGACCTGCGGACCTGGTTGCGGTCCGTGGTGTACCAGAAGTCCGGCAGTGACGCCTTGAGGTAGCCGCCGTAGCGCGCGGTCGCCAGCCGCTGGTCCAGCACGGCCACCACGCCCCGGTCGCCGGAGGCCCGGACGAGGCGGCCGGCGCCCTGTGCCATGAGCAGGGCCGCGTGGGTGGCGGCGACCGCCATGAAGCCGTTGCCGCCGGCGTCCTCCACCGCCTTCTGGCGCGCGCTCATCAGCGGGTCGTCGGGGCGCGGGAACGGGATCTTGTCCATGACGACCAGCTGGCAACTGGGCCCCGGGACGTCGACGCCCTGCCAGAGCGACAGCGTGCCGAACAGACATGTCTTCGGATCGGCGGCGAAGTTCTTGATCAGCTCGCCGAGCGTCTCCTCGCCCTGGAGCAGGATCGGGAACTCGGGGATCCGGGAGCGCAGCTCCTCCGCCGCGAGCTGGGCGGCCCGCATGGACGAGAAGAGGCCGAGGGTGCGCCCGCCGGCCGCCTGGATCAGCTCGGTCAGCTCGTCCAGCATGTCGGCGCGCTCGCCGTCGCGCGCGGGCCGAGCGAGGTGTGCGGCGACGTACAGGATGCCCTGCTTGCGGTAGTCGAAGGGCGAGCCGACGTCGATGCCCTTCCACTGCGGCAGGTCCTCGCCCTGCGCGCCCTCCGGGCCGAGGCCCAGGGAAGCGCCGACGCCGTTGAAGTCACCGCCGAGCTTGAGCGTCGCCGAGGTGAGGACGACGGACCGGTCGGCGAAGAGCTTCTCCCTGAGCAGGCCGGAGACCGACATGGGAGCGACCCGCAGGGACGCGCCGAACCGGTCGTGCCGCTCGTACCAGACGACGTCCCACTCCGAGCCGTTCAGGATCCGTTCCGCCACGTCGTGGACCGTCTCCACCGAGGCCAGCGCCTGCTTGCGGACCGCGTCCTCGTCCTGGACGGACTTGTCGCGGGTCGCGCCGATCGCGGAGATCACCGTGCGGGCGGCGTCCCGCAGCTGCATCAGGGCGTAGCCGAGGTCTTCCGGGATCTCCTCCAGACGGCCCGGAAGCGCGAGTTCCATGAGCCGCTCGAAGCCCTCGGCGGCGGTCTGGAGCTGGTCGGCGGCCTTTTCGTTGACGAGCTTGGCGGCACGGCGCACGGCACGGTTGACCTGGCCGGGCGTGAGTTCGCCGGTGGCGACGCCGGTGACGCGGGAGACGAGTTCGTGCGCCTCGTCCACGATCAGCACCTCGTGCTGCGGCAGTACCGGGGCGCCTTCGATGGCGTCGATGGCGAGCAGGGCGTGGTTGGTGACGACCACCTCGGCGAGCTTGGCCCGCTCACGGGCCATCTCCGCGAAGCACTCGGCGCCGTACGCGCATTTCGAGGCGCCCAGGCACTCCCGCGACGACACCGACACCTGGGCCCAGGCGCGGTCCGACACACCGGGCGTGAGGTCGTCCCGGTCGCCGTTCTCGGTCTCGTCCGCCCAGTCCCGCAGTCGCAGCAGGTCCTGGCCCAGCTTGCTGGTGGGCGCGGCGGCCTCGAACTGGTCGAAGAGCCCCTCTTCCTCGTCCTGCGGCATGCCCTCGTGCAGGCGGTGCAGGCACAGGTAGTTCGACCGGCCCTTGAGCATGGCGAAGTCCGGACGGCGGCGCAGCAGCGGGTGCAGGGCGTCGACCGTGCGCGGCAGGTCCCGCTCCACGAGCTGGCGCTGCAGGGCGAGCGTGGCCGTCGCGACGATCACTCTCTCTCCGTGCGCGAGCGCGGGCACGAGGTAGCCCAGCGACTTACCGGTGCCGGTGCCGGCCTGGACCAGCAGGTGGGAACCGTCGTCGATCGCCTCGGCGACCGCTTCGGCCATGGTGACCTGGCCGGGGCGCTCCGTGCCGCCGACGGCGGCGACGGCGGCATGCAGGAGTTCGGAGAGGGAGGGCTTCGTCATAGCCTGACCACCCTACGGCCCCGCACTGACAAACGGGGGGCTGCGGCGGGGACGGGGGACGGGATCACGACCGGGGCTCCTGGGATGGGGGGTGCGGGACGGCGGGACGCGTGCGGGATGGGGCGACGGCTCCGTAGGCGAGGCGAGGCGGCGGATCTCGTCGGTGGCGGCGCGCGGTGGCCGTCGTGCGGCCGGCGGCTCCTTGACCTTCGGTGGTTTCCTCGGGTCGTCGCACGCCTCTCGCCGTGGCGGCACGGAACACCCCGGACTTCTTTCCCGGTTCCGGGAACACCACGGCACCGCCACTCGTATCTCATGGTGAGCGCGCGATCACGTGCCGCTACAGCGCATCGCGCAGGACCCGGTCCCGGATCATGAGGGCGGCCCGCTTGCCGGGCAGGTCGATCTCGGCCGCGAACCGGAAGCCCGCGCTGAGGAACGCGGCGATGGAGGGGGTGTTGCGGAGATCGGGTTCAGCCACCACGCGTGGGCAGGCGGGACGCCGGTCGAGGATCAGGTCGGCCACGGCGCGGAGCAGCGCGGAGCCCAGCCCGCGTCCCCGGTCCGCCGCGTCACCGATGAGCAGATGGACACCGGTGTCGTGCGGACGGGCCGGATAACCGCGGGCGAGCGGGTCCAGGTCCGCCCGGTAGATCTCCCAGTAGCTCATCGGGGTGCCGTCGAGTACGCCGAGACACGGCACGCAGCATCCGTCGCCGTTCAGTTGGGCCCGCAGGTGCTCCTCCGTCCGGCGCGGAGGCCCGGCGAGTTCCCAGAAGGCGGCGACGGCCGGGTCGTTCATCCAGCGGTGCACGAGCGGCAGGTCGTGATCGATGTGCACGGGCACCAGCCGGAAGGAACCGGCGGGGGTGGCGACCGGGCCCCAGGTGGCGAGCCGGTCGAGGAGGTCCGTCGTCGTCCCGGCGCGGAGGGCGAGGAATTCCGCGGGCAGGTGCAGTTCCAGCGTGTCCTCGCTGTCCGGGTCGTCGTCCTCGATGGCGAACGGGCCGAACGGGGAGGTCCGGAGGTCCGTGGCGGCGGGCCACGGGCCGGCGCGGTACGGACGGGCGGAGGCCGGGCCGGTTTCGGTGGTCATGTCGGTGGGAGCCACGGTGCTCCCTCCTCTCATCAGGTGGGGTGGTGTGCGTACGGTGCTCAGGAGTGCAGGGGGTTGGCGATGGTGACGTAGACGGACTGGGTGTCGACCGGACCGGTGAGTTCGTCGAGGCCGTGCAGCCGGGTCAGCAGGTTGGCCTTGCAGTGCAGCTTGGGTGAGTCGAGCAGGCGGCCGGGCAGCGAGGTGCGCGACGGGGCGGGCCCCGTGGCCAGGGCGGTCAGGAAGCGGCGGAAGGCCGCGAGGAGCAGGCGTTCGTCGGCGAGGTGCTGGGAGCCGAAGGCGCCGATCAGGCCGAACACGTTGTTGACGGCGAGGTAGTAGACGAGGCGTTCGTCGGCGACCTCGTCCGGGACGAAGGTCTCGCTGCGTTCGCCGAGGCCGGGCAGCCGGGCGGCCAGTCCGGCGCGCCGGGACTCGCGGAAGTAGTAGCCCTGGTTGTCGCGGTAACGGCCGCCGGCGGGCCAGCCGTCGGCGTCCAGCAGGAGCAGCGTGTTCTGCTGGTGCGCTTCGAGGGCGATGCCGGCCTCGCCGTCCAGCCAGAGGACGGGGCGGACGACGTGCTCCAGGTAGCGCAGGAACCACTCCGCCGCCACGGCGCCGACGGCCTGGCCGGTGCGTGCCGCGAGCCGTGCGACGAGATGGGCCAGGCGCGACCGGACCGGCCAAGTGGTGCGCTGCGGCGCCGGGTTGTACGGCGGTACGGCGCGGGGGCGCGGTGATACGAGTCCGGCGACGCAGCCGACGTCGTCGGCCGGAGTGAACGGGTTGTGCCGGATCATCACGTCGAGTCCCGGCACGGGCAGGCCGTCCGGATCGTCCACGGCCAGCCAGGCCGGGTCGCGCACGATGTCGAAGCCGGGGTGCGCCGCCCGCCACTGCGCGGCGAGGCCGGTGCGCAGCAGCCGGTGCGCCTCCACTCCCCGGTGGAGTTCCTTGCGCAGGTTCTCCCGGCGGGAGTTGGTGATGCGCAGGGCCAGCGAGAGCTTGAGCATCGCGGGGGCGCCGGGCCGGTGGACGGTTCGTACGGAGGAGGTGGGGTGCCAAGGAGTGCCGAGCGGGCCCAGGTCGCGGAGGAGTCCGGAGTCGAGCAGTGCGGCGACGGCCGGGCGGTGCCGTACCTCGCGTGCCTGCCAGGGGTGCAGCGGCAGGGCGGTGTGGCCGTCGGGCAGCGGCAGTTCGGTGCCGGCGAGGCGCCGGATCAGATGGCCTGCGGGAACGGGACGGCCGCGTTCGGTCCAGGCCGAGTCGGTCGCGAGGAGAGAGGGGGCGACGGCGAGCCAGTGCAGGGGGAAGGAGCCGTGCGACTCCGGTGAGTACCGGTCGGCCTCGGCCTCGGTCAGGCCCTCCCGGCTCTTCGGCGTCGGATGCAGCGGGTGTCCGAGGAGGAGGGCTTGTTCGGCGCTGAGGAAGAGATCGGGGGTGTCGGCGGGGTTTTCGCGCCGGTGCCGGATGAACTCGGCGGTGCGGCGGACGGAGTCGGCGACCCGGGCCACGAGATCGCCGCCGGCCGCGGCGCGGGAGCCGTCGGCGGGTGCGCCGTCAGGGCCGTGGCAGGAGCGGAGACCGGGGCCGTCGCCGCCGGTGCGGGCGCCGGGCGTGACGGGGCCCGTGGTGGCCGGTGGGCTGGTGGCTTCCCTGGTCAGCAGGGCCGCGACGGTGACGGCGTCGACGGGCGGGGCGGTGGCGGGAGCGCAGGCCAGGCGGGGTGGGTCGAAGCGGTGCCAGCCCGTCGGGGACCAGTACCGGACGGGCGCGATGAGGGCGGTGCCGCTGGCGGGCAGCGGGATGTGGAGGTGTCCGGTGACCGGGGCGGCGAGGCCGGTCTCGCGGATCCAGCACCGCAGCAGGTTCTCCACGGCGGCGGCCTCGGCGGCGGTGTGCGGGTCGGGGTCCTCCAGCGGGTCGGAGTCCCTCGGCGTGGCGGTGCCGGGCACGGTCCGCCGGCCGGTGTCCACTTCCCGCCTCTTCTGCTGGGGGACCGCGCCGGTGAGCAGGACGGCGGCGGGCGGAGGGTCTCCCTGGTCGTCGGGGGCGCCGGAGCGGCCGTCGGGCTGAGGGGTGGCGTTCATGACGGCTCCTCTGGGGCTGGTGGTACGGGGCGGTGCGGGCTGGTCCCGTCGTCCGCCCGGCCGCCCCGCGGGGCGGCCGTCGGTGGTGCCCGAGCGACGCGGCCGGGTCGGGCAGCGGGCCGCGCGGGACGGCCGTGAAGGGGTGGCCGACGGTCGGTGTCGGCCGGGACGCGTGGAAGGGAAGGGCGGTCGTGATGGCGTCGGGCGGGTGTGTGGTCCTCAGTCCGTGTGCCGGGCCGGGCCGGGGTGGCGTTGCCGGTGCGGGCCGTGGGTCCCGTGCTCGCGGGCCGCCGCCGCGATCGCGTCGGTCAGGCGGTCGAGTACCGCCTTCGCCTGTTCGTCGCTGATCGTCAGCGGCGGAAGCAGCCGGACCACGGCACTGTGCCGGCCGCCCAGTTCGACGATCAGCCCGCGCCGAAGGCACTCGCGCTGGACCGCGGCGGCGAGGCCGGGCGCGGGCGGATGCGGCGTGCGGCCGGCGCCCCACCCGGCCGGCACCGCACAGCCCTCACCGAGGCCGGTACGGGCGGCGGGCACCCGGAGGCGTCCGGGACCGCCGGGATCACCCGGGCCCCCGCCGGGCCCCGGGCCACGCGGCCCGGCAGGCACAGCCTGATCACCCACGCCGCCGGGGCCACCCGGACCGGTCGGCTTCCCGGCGTCGTGAGCGGCTCGGTCCGCCTCCGGATCCACCAGTTCGATGCCGATCATCAGGCCCCGGCCTCGTACCTCACCCACGCACGCGTACTCACGGCCGAAGTCCGCGAGTTGGCTCAGCATGCGGGAGCCGAGGGCGGCGGCTCGTTCGGCGAGGGCGTTCTCGCGGACGTAGGCGAGGGTGGCGGTGCCCGCGGCCATGGCGAGCTGGTTGCCGCGGAAGGTGCCGGCGTGGGCGCCGGGTTGCCAGGTGTCGAGGTCGTCGCGGTAGACGATCACGGCCAGCGGGAGGCTGCCGCCGATGGCCTTGGACAGGACCATGACGTCCGGGGTGATGCCGCTGTGGTCGACGGCCCAGAAGGCGCCCGTGCGGCCGACTCCGGTCTGGATCTCGTCGGCGATCAGCGGGACGGAGCGGTCCGCCGTGAGCCGGCGCATCCGGCGCAGCCAGTCGTCCGGCGCCGGGAGCACTCCGCCCTCGCCCTGGACCGGTTCCAGGATCATCCCGGCCGGCAGGGGCACACCGGACTTGGGATCGTCCAGGAGGGACTCGGTCCAGCGGGCGGCGAGTTCGGCGCCGGGCGGGCCTCCGATGCCGAACGGGCAGCGGTAGTCCTGCGGGTAGGGCAGGCGGGTGACCCGGACGTCGGGAGCGCCGCCGGAGGCGGCCAGGGCGCCGGCGGTCATGCCGTGGTAGGCGCCGGCGAAGGCGAGGACGCCGGTGCGGCCGGTCGCGGTGCGGACCAGTTTGAGGGCGGCCTCGACGGCGTCGGTGCCGGCCGGTCCGCAGAACTGGACGCGGGCGCGGCCGGCGAGGCCGGGCGGGAGGGTGCGGAACAGTTCGGTGACGAAGGCGTCCTTGACCGGGGTCGCGAGGTCGAGGACGGAGAGCGGGGCGCCCGAGTCGAGGACTCCTCGGATGGCCTCCAGGACGACCGGGTGGTTGTGGCCGAGGGCGAGGGTGCCGGCGCCGGAGAGGCAGTCCAGGTAACGGCGGCCGTCGGCGCCCTCGATGGTGAGCCCCCGCGCCCGGACGGGAACGATGGGCAGGGCGCGGGCGTAGGTGCGCGCCGAGGACTCGCGCGCCGCCTGGCGTCTGAGGATCCCCTCGTGCGCGGCCCGCGCATCCGCGGGCGAGCCTTCCGCCATCGACTCCGTAACGGCCACGACGCGCTGTCCTTCCGGCTGGTCAAAGGCGAGTTGGTCGGGACCGGGCACGGACGGCTGGTCCCACCGGCTACAACCTCCGACCGTTCGGCCGGTTACGGGGTGGCACGGAGATCCTTGACCGGAAGGTGAGGTGAGGCTTCCCATCGCGCCTCCGGGAGCGGGCGGACGGCAGGCGGCACCGGCGCGCGGTGGGACGAACCGCCCTGCCCCACGGCCCTGTTCGGGCAGCCTGTGACGGAACCGTTGCCGTCCGGGCAGAACTCCCCCACGGCGACCGCATAGTGTGTGATGCCGTTCCCGGAAGGTCGCGGGACCAGCGTGAACCGTCCACGAGTTCGCCGCCGGTGCCGGGGCCGAAGCGCCGGGTTCCTTCACAGCAAGGGGAGTCAACACCATGCGATCCATACGGCCGTCGTTCACCGCTCGGCGAGGCAGGGGCGGTCGCCGCACCTCGGCCTCGCTGACGGCGGTCGCCCTCGTCTCGGCGCTGGCGCTGACCGCCACCGCCTGCGACAGCGGCGGTACCGACGACGGCAACCCGAGCGCCACCGCGACCGCGGCGGGCACCGGTGACGGCAAGATCCGTATCCCGGAGGACCTCAAGCGCAGGCTCAAGGACCACGGCATCGACATCGACAAGTGGAAGAACGGCGCCTGGAAGAACTGGAACAAGGACGACTGGCTGCGCGAGGCCAACGACTTCGTCAACCCGATCATCAGCGGTCTGTGGGACCCGGACCGGATGCGGGAGGCCGACGACCCGGACCGGGGCGTCGACGACAACGACATCTCGGGTGACCAGGGCGTGACGGACCCGACGCCGCAGCCGGTGAAGGCGCGGGCGGTCGACGCGCCGTACCACGCCAACGCGGCCACGTCGGGCAAGCTGCTCTTCGACTCGCCCGAGGGCACCATGGTCTGCTCGGCGACGGTCGTCCAG comes from Streptomyces sp. SCL15-4 and encodes:
- the lexA gene encoding transcriptional repressor LexA; this translates as MTTTADSAIITAQDRSQGRVEPVHAMNEATNPEGNKRSLPGRPPGIRADSSGLTDRQRRVIEVIRDSVQRRGYPPSMREIGQAVGLSSTSSVAHQLMALERKGFLRRDPHRPRAYEVRGSDQTVTVQPTDTAGKPAASYVPLVGRIAAGGPILAEESVEDVFPLPRQLVGDGELFVLKVVGDSMIEAAICDGDWVTVRRQPVAENGDIVAAMLDGEATVKRFKREDGHVWLLPHNAAYEPIPGDDATILGKVVAVLRRV
- a CDS encoding ATP-dependent DNA helicase, giving the protein MTKPSLSELLHAAVAAVGGTERPGQVTMAEAVAEAIDDGSHLLVQAGTGTGKSLGYLVPALAHGERVIVATATLALQRQLVERDLPRTVDALHPLLRRRPDFAMLKGRSNYLCLHRLHEGMPQDEEEGLFDQFEAAAPTSKLGQDLLRLRDWADETENGDRDDLTPGVSDRAWAQVSVSSRECLGASKCAYGAECFAEMARERAKLAEVVVTNHALLAIDAIEGAPVLPQHEVLIVDEAHELVSRVTGVATGELTPGQVNRAVRRAAKLVNEKAADQLQTAAEGFERLMELALPGRLEEIPEDLGYALMQLRDAARTVISAIGATRDKSVQDEDAVRKQALASVETVHDVAERILNGSEWDVVWYERHDRFGASLRVAPMSVSGLLREKLFADRSVVLTSATLKLGGDFNGVGASLGLGPEGAQGEDLPQWKGIDVGSPFDYRKQGILYVAAHLARPARDGERADMLDELTELIQAAGGRTLGLFSSMRAAQLAAEELRSRIPEFPILLQGEETLGELIKNFAADPKTCLFGTLSLWQGVDVPGPSCQLVVMDKIPFPRPDDPLMSARQKAVEDAGGNGFMAVAATHAALLMAQGAGRLVRASGDRGVVAVLDQRLATARYGGYLKASLPDFWYTTDRNQVRRSLSAIDAAAKEAEGK
- a CDS encoding GNAT family N-acetyltransferase, yielding MAPTDMTTETGPASARPYRAGPWPAATDLRTSPFGPFAIEDDDPDSEDTLELHLPAEFLALRAGTTTDLLDRLATWGPVATPAGSFRLVPVHIDHDLPLVHRWMNDPAVAAFWELAGPPRRTEEHLRAQLNGDGCCVPCLGVLDGTPMSYWEIYRADLDPLARGYPARPHDTGVHLLIGDAADRGRGLGSALLRAVADLILDRRPACPRVVAEPDLRNTPSIAAFLSAGFRFAAEIDLPGKRAALMIRDRVLRDAL
- a CDS encoding IucA/IucC family protein, which gives rise to MNATPQPDGRSGAPDDQGDPPPAAVLLTGAVPQQKRREVDTGRRTVPGTATPRDSDPLEDPDPHTAAEAAAVENLLRCWIRETGLAAPVTGHLHIPLPASGTALIAPVRYWSPTGWHRFDPPRLACAPATAPPVDAVTVAALLTREATSPPATTGPVTPGARTGGDGPGLRSCHGPDGAPADGSRAAAGGDLVARVADSVRRTAEFIRHRRENPADTPDLFLSAEQALLLGHPLHPTPKSREGLTEAEADRYSPESHGSFPLHWLAVAPSLLATDSAWTERGRPVPAGHLIRRLAGTELPLPDGHTALPLHPWQAREVRHRPAVAALLDSGLLRDLGPLGTPWHPTSSVRTVHRPGAPAMLKLSLALRITNSRRENLRKELHRGVEAHRLLRTGLAAQWRAAHPGFDIVRDPAWLAVDDPDGLPVPGLDVMIRHNPFTPADDVGCVAGLVSPRPRAVPPYNPAPQRTTWPVRSRLAHLVARLAARTGQAVGAVAAEWFLRYLEHVVRPVLWLDGEAGIALEAHQQNTLLLLDADGWPAGGRYRDNQGYYFRESRRAGLAARLPGLGERSETFVPDEVADERLVYYLAVNNVFGLIGAFGSQHLADERLLLAAFRRFLTALATGPAPSRTSLPGRLLDSPKLHCKANLLTRLHGLDELTGPVDTQSVYVTIANPLHS
- a CDS encoding diaminobutyrate--2-oxoglutarate transaminase family protein, which gives rise to MAVTESMAEGSPADARAAHEGILRRQAARESSARTYARALPIVPVRARGLTIEGADGRRYLDCLSGAGTLALGHNHPVVLEAIRGVLDSGAPLSVLDLATPVKDAFVTELFRTLPPGLAGRARVQFCGPAGTDAVEAALKLVRTATGRTGVLAFAGAYHGMTAGALAASGGAPDVRVTRLPYPQDYRCPFGIGGPPGAELAARWTESLLDDPKSGVPLPAGMILEPVQGEGGVLPAPDDWLRRMRRLTADRSVPLIADEIQTGVGRTGAFWAVDHSGITPDVMVLSKAIGGSLPLAVIVYRDDLDTWQPGAHAGTFRGNQLAMAAGTATLAYVRENALAERAAALGSRMLSQLADFGREYACVGEVRGRGLMIGIELVDPEADRAAHDAGKPTGPGGPGGVGDQAVPAGPRGPGPGGGPGDPGGPGRLRVPAARTGLGEGCAVPAGWGAGRTPHPPAPGLAAAVQRECLRRGLIVELGGRHSAVVRLLPPLTISDEQAKAVLDRLTDAIAAAAREHGTHGPHRQRHPGPARHTD